The following DNA comes from Chitinophagales bacterium.
TAATTATTTATAAACTGAACAGGGATTATAAAGTTATTTATCATATTACTATCAGCCAGGAAATCTATTGAATATAACGAATTGCAGATAGGAAATTTCAAACTTTCAATTCGATAGTTATCACCATATGTTAAATAAAACCTAAGTTTTCCTTGGTGATTGGTGGTCAGATAGGAAAACTTATTCGTAACAAGATTTGTTAATTTAAATCTAGTATATTTCATTCTCGGTTCGATTTCATCACTACAGTTTTTACTTATATCATTAAATGCGGCTTGATCTAAACAATAAATTTGAATAAAATCATTACTCGAAAATTCATAAATTTTATTTGAAAAATTAAAAAATTGTGCATTCACATTTCCGATTGTTTTATTTAGAAAAGTATGTGAATAATTATAGGTATATACCCCCTCTCCAAAAGGCAAAGCTTGCAAAAATTCTTTCCCATCGTTACAAATTAGTTTCATTGATAAATAGCCTAATGATTTTGTAACAGTTATCGCGAAACTTCTCGGCGAATTAATACAATGTTCAATTTTATTATTTAAAATTTGAATACTTGATTCTATAGTCGGAATAATTTTTTTTCTATCTAAAGGCACATTTAAATGATAGTTAGTATCTATATTTGGTAAATTGAAGGTGATATCTTGTTTATCTTGATTGCAACCTATAACATTCGCATTGGATAAATTATACTGAGCCCCATTTTTTACATAATAGGAGACAATTCCATCAGTATTGGTAGAGCTATTTTGCTTTTGATTGGTGGAAATATCTGTAAGAACTATACTAGACCCACTCATCGCCATGTCCCCAGTATCTAAATTGCAGTTGTCATTCATGTCTATGTAAAACTTCGCATGAAGACATGAGCCAATAGAAATCGTATTCATTGGAGTCTGATACAGAATTTTATCATCATAGCTTAAAATTTTTATTGATGCAGGAAAAACACCATTCGTATTATATGTTTTATTAAAAACGAGGTGGGTTTGCATGGGCTCTATCCCTAAAATTCGCTCTTCAAATTGTCCATTTCCATAGTCCATTTTAGCTTTGACATAACCCATGGATTTCACAAATGGTAGAACAAATTCTACATTAGCAGCTTCACCTACACAGTAATTTAAGGTCTGCGGTGTAGAAGGATATCCTACAAAACTCGGTGAATCCTTGACAGCTATACTTACTATAACAGGGCTATCTGCCAAACTCACATCGAATACATTGACTTTAGGATTGCAATTAACCACTACATTATTTACAGTTAAGGTATAGTTATTGAAAGCAGGAGGCGAAAAGCTGTAATTACCATTATTGTCTGGATAGATGGTTTGATTATAACCATTCGTTTTGCCCTTTAAATTTAGTGGTAGTTTAGCAGGGACATCTATATTGGCTTCATTCGCACAGTTATTATTTACGTCGTGATAGATATTACCTTTCACCTGATTGCAGGTTTCTAGTTTTACATAAATACTATCATTCACTCTGCATAACTCATCATGTTTTAAATTCGTAGCATATATCCAATGACTATTCAATGGCATAATATGCACCAAATTACTATCTGAACTGTTAGAGCTGACTATGGCATTATTTGATTTCCAACTCACTTTTTTTGCCAAAGGCAATGAAAGTGATGTAGTTCCAGAATTATTGCAATAAAGAAGGGTATCTTGCTCAAATCCAATGGTTGCATTGCTAAATTGCACACTGAGTGGAACATAATTTTCTACACTAATGCCTAGTGAATTGCAGTAATAAACCTTGACCTTAAACTCATATCCCAAGGTGGCGAAATTTCTATCGAATTTAAATTCTACAAAACCTGTAGTAACTCCATTCACTGTATTTACATATGATCGGAATTTATAATTTTCTATCTCTGCTTGATTGATAACGGATACATCTTTCAATTTTAAGCCGGTTGTATTGCTAGTTGAAAAGCGCATCATAATTTTATTTCCTTTTGCTCTGCAGGTTCTGACTAGGTTAGGATTCACGACATATTCTACATTTGAAGAATCAGAAATAACTCCATGACTTGTCAAACTAGTGCCATTTAACATGGTGCTAAAAACCTGATCTCTGCAAATATGCCCTACAAGCATTCTTGTATAGGACTTACCATTTGCAGTAGGAATCGCTCTATACTCTTTTATGACCATGGCCGCTGCATATTCTCCCTCAATAGTAGGATTAATTTTGGCAATTCCAGCGGTCTTATTCAAAAGAATAGCTGGATTTGAAGGCATAAATTGACTAGCAGACAATCCTGAGTTAAAGGTAACTGCAGGATTTTGTAGATTTGCCGCTTGATTTACATTCGTTGCTATAGAAGTATTTGGATTATAGAATTCATATGCAAAAGAATCTAAAACGACATAATTTCCGTTAATAAGGATATACTTTGGATCAAAACTATCTCTGACAGATAGGTCTAACCAATTCTCTTTACCTTTCCATAAATAATTGGTAGCTTCTGAGTTGAAAATGGGGGAAGAGTTGGCTACATTCGTATTGATAGCAGCTTGAACCCAAAATGTTTGAGCGCTCGGAGCTTGAATATTACTTATTACAGTTTGTCTACAACAAATATACCATCCAATAATAGCCCAACCTTTATTCTTGCCAAGGGTCACAAAACCTCTAAATATAGCTTTTTCAATACCTCTAATACCAGTAATAGGTCCATTAGGACAGTTGGAGACTGATCTAGTAGGCACATCTGGTACTTGACAAAATGGAGTCACTTCTTTCGCTGAAATTCTAGTTACAGGGATAGTGGTATTTAATGTGCTAGAAATTACAGTAAGATTATCTATACCAAAATCCACTCCACTACAGTCTCGAAATAAATGCGCTAGAATCTCATATCTGCCAATAGCCGTATCGATACAACGATAGGTTAT
Coding sequences within:
- a CDS encoding T9SS type A sorting domain-containing protein encodes the protein MKALVQSRKFLFILSMYIFTQQAQATHSAGGYITYRCIDTAIGRYEILAHLFRDCSGVDFGIDNLTVISSTLNTTIPVTRISAKEVTPFCQVPDVPTRSVSNCPNGPITGIRGIEKAIFRGFVTLGKNKGWAIIGWYICCRQTVISNIQAPSAQTFWVQAAINTNVANSSPIFNSEATNYLWKGKENWLDLSVRDSFDPKYILINGNYVVLDSFAYEFYNPNTSIATNVNQAANLQNPAVTFNSGLSASQFMPSNPAILLNKTAGIAKINPTIEGEYAAAMVIKEYRAIPTANGKSYTRMLVGHICRDQVFSTMLNGTSLTSHGVISDSSNVEYVVNPNLVRTCRAKGNKIMMRFSTSNTTGLKLKDVSVINQAEIENYKFRSYVNTVNGVTTGFVEFKFDRNFATLGYEFKVKVYYCNSLGISVENYVPLSVQFSNATIGFEQDTLLYCNNSGTTSLSLPLAKKVSWKSNNAIVSSNSSDSNLVHIMPLNSHWIYATNLKHDELCRVNDSIYVKLETCNQVKGNIYHDVNNNCANEANIDVPAKLPLNLKGKTNGYNQTIYPDNNGNYSFSPPAFNNYTLTVNNVVVNCNPKVNVFDVSLADSPVIVSIAVKDSPSFVGYPSTPQTLNYCVGEAANVEFVLPFVKSMGYVKAKMDYGNGQFEERILGIEPMQTHLVFNKTYNTNGVFPASIKILSYDDKILYQTPMNTISIGSCLHAKFYIDMNDNCNLDTGDMAMSGSSIVLTDISTNQKQNSSTNTDGIVSYYVKNGAQYNLSNANVIGCNQDKQDITFNLPNIDTNYHLNVPLDRKKIIPTIESSIQILNNKIEHCINSPRSFAITVTKSLGYLSMKLICNDGKEFLQALPFGEGVYTYNYSHTFLNKTIGNVNAQFFNFSNKIYEFSSNDFIQIYCLDQAAFNDISKNCSDEIEPRMKYTRFKLTNLVTNKFSYLTTNHQGKLRFYLTYGDNYRIESLKFPICNSLYSIDFLADSNMINNFIIPVQFINNYAAILSTEGRAVVNNTSDYLLNLDAIPDINNVQNDFESNTFIYELTLPDKCLYKSVNSGITMTALGGNKYLFEGSRKIKLKVTVEFRNLVATDDLCFSLRLRGIPGERDTIDNHYRVCRRAFVAYDPNNKIPAIRSSINTEDFIDKTNPITYTINFQNEGKAPARDVYILDQLSKRLNIESIEVKAASHPMSVSLTNDGLLRFDFKDIILPEKAVDEEGSKGYVIFTIKPKDDLQIGEEIRNTAEIYFDANEAVITNTAISRLVKPTGSYDFFNVNITTHPENAGITRGQGRYLFDDPVKVDAIPREGYQFKYWTDNGVIVGPNSNYYFTSNKNRNLTAYFTKSTSQVLDVNSKMSITPNPATDFVNIETNQPLSKFSVSITSIDGRKLAQFFDQTKISVESLPRGTYFLELRAGDIVKVEKLILR